In the genome of Primulina eburnea isolate SZY01 chromosome 13, ASM2296580v1, whole genome shotgun sequence, the window CCTCAATACGAAGCTTGCGGTCCTCGAGCTCGGTCTCTGTTGCTGCACCAACCTTGATCACGGCAACCCCACCAGATAATTTTGCAATTCTTTCAGCAAGTTTCTCAGAATCATAAACTGACTCCGTCTCAGAGAGTTCCTTTTTAAGCTGAGCAATCCTAGCCTGGAGCTCATCTTTAGATGCAGCATCAGCAATGATGGTGGTTGAGTCTTTGCTAATGGTTATCTTTCTTGCTATACCCAACTGATCCACATCAGTGTTTTCCACAAGCAAGGCCAAATCAGTAGCTTGATATTCAGCCCCTGAAAATTGAAATATAAGAATGCAATGGTTGTAAATCTTCTCAACTGTGTATACTATCAAAAGCCGGGGATAGAAAACACGGTAGtggattaataaaaataaaaattagtatAACTTCGTAATTAATCGATGCTCTCATTCAAAAAATTGCCCCAATAAACCTTCTTCCTTTCACTCCTCACCAAGATTATTAAGGATCGGGTACTTTTCTTGTTGGCAGATATTATATATAAGAATCATCATGCAGTAGTCTTTCCAAAAAATTGTCTTTACCTGTCAAGATGGCAATATCTTGAAGAAGTGCTTTCCTTCTTTCTCCAAAACCCGGAGCTTTGATGGCAGCAACATTCAGAACACCCCTAAGCTTGTTTACAACAAGAGTTGCCAAAGCTTCTCCGGTGACATCTTCAGCAATGATGAGCAAAGGAGCTCGTAACTGAGTAGTCTTCTCAAGCAAGGGAATAATATCCTTAATGGCAGAAATCTTTTGGTCCGTGACTAATATTCTCGCATTCTCAAATTCAACAAGCAGCTTCTCTTGGTTGGTGACAAATTGCGGGGAGATGTATCCTcgatcaatctgtaaacaacaaATAACACATTATGAAAAGGTGAGTATACGAGAAGAAGcaaagaataagaaaatctaTTATATGCAAACAGACCTCCATTCCTTCTTCTACATCAACTGTGGTCTCAaaggaagatgatgactcaATGGATAAGACACCATCTGGTCCAACCTTGTCAACAGCATCGGCAATCATTATCCCAATGGTATCATCATTTCCGGCAGAGATAGTGGCAATTGCTGCAATATTCACGCAGTGGTATTTTCAATATTAAGGCTATGGGTCTGTCAGCATTTAAAAATTTAGACATATTAAATCACAAAAATTATCCATAGAGAGATTAGTACCTTTGATATCATCACGACCTTTAATGGGCCTGGATTTTTTCTCAAGCTCATCAACCAAACCCTGCACAGTTTTATCAATACCTTTCTTCAATGAAACCGGATTTGCCCCGGAGGTAACACTTAGAAGGCCGAGTTTGATAATTTCACGAGCAAGGATGGATGCTGTAGTTGTCCCATCACCAGCAGAATCATTGGTCTTGCTAGCAAccttcaaacacaatataaaGCTTCAACATCAAGATTAATCGAAAATGATACAAGGGGAAACTTACAGAAAACATCAGGTATTAACAATCACTATTAAAAACTGTTAAATTCACAAAAAGCAATGGTGTTCAGTGTTCCTTCATGTTCATATGCTAGAGAGAAAACATTGGAAAAACAGACCTCCCTAATCAAAGCAGCACCAGCATTTTCCATAGCATCAGGCAATTCTATGGCTCGAGCAATGGTGACACCGTCGTTGACCACCTTTGGTGCCCCGTATTCATCAAGTACAACATTTCTTCCTGTGTAACGTAACATCGGAAAGacaaaaaataaacaaacatCAGATGCATGCCAATAGCAAAACCATTAAACAGATGGACTGGtccataaacaatatcaatctacAACAACTACAATTTTCTAACGAGAGGAAACTATAGAAACATCCAGAATAATCCATCACTCTTCATTCAAGCACAAAATAAATGTGGCAGCATGCCAAAATACTAAGATTAATCATTGAACGACAATTATCTAACGCAAACTAATCGCTCGCCAGACAACCAATGAGCAGATGTCGAGACCCACAACCACTTAATTTCCACTCGTATTAAAGGCAACTTAGATCAACCATAAAATTATCAAAAGACGTGAATTTCCACTCTTCCTTTAAAACCATCTACCCGAGACACATATGAAAACAAAGCAACATTCATCAGTTGCTCATAAATACTCCCTATTAAATATACATCCAACAGCTACAAATTCAATGTAATTTcacagattaagcaattcttttcAGAAAAATTACCCCTGGGTCCGAGAGTAAGGCCAACCGCATCAGCAAGCTTATCAATACCAGATTGCATAGCAGCCCTTGACT includes:
- the LOC140808944 gene encoding ruBisCO large subunit-binding protein subunit alpha produces the protein MASANAISTAALLPSPSKRGGLKGRKVSQLQQGQKFENKQVKNRFVVRANAKEIAFDQKSRAAMQSGIDKLADAVGLTLGPRGRNVVLDEYGAPKVVNDGVTIARAIELPDAMENAGAALIREVASKTNDSAGDGTTTASILAREIIKLGLLSVTSGANPVSLKKGIDKTVQGLVDELEKKSRPIKGRDDIKAIATISAGNDDTIGIMIADAVDKVGPDGVLSIESSSSFETTVDVEEGMEIDRGYISPQFVTNQEKLLVEFENARILVTDQKISAIKDIIPLLEKTTQLRAPLLIIAEDVTGEALATLVVNKLRGVLNVAAIKAPGFGERRKALLQDIAILTGAEYQATDLALLVENTDVDQLGIARKITISKDSTTIIADAASKDELQARIAQLKKELSETESVYDSEKLAERIAKLSGGVAVIKVGAATETELEDRKLRIEDAKNATFAAIEEGIVPGGGAALVHLSTVVPTIKEKIEDADERLGADIIQKALVAPALLIAQNAGVEGEVVVEKLKSSDWEFGYNAMTDTYENLVEAGVIDPAKVTRCALQNAASVAGMVLTTQAIVVEKPKPKMPLAAAAGGPPGMGSYSV